The following coding sequences lie in one Pempheris klunzingeri isolate RE-2024b chromosome 13, fPemKlu1.hap1, whole genome shotgun sequence genomic window:
- the lrit3b gene encoding leucine-rich repeat, immunoglobulin-like domain and transmembrane domain-containing protein 3b, translated as MYLLAIVHILQSTLLAVHSCPALCACSYGNSGTAELRLVQCSDSGISAVPINVPADTVKLRLEKTWISRVPRAAFYNLSELRFLWLTYNSITSIHPSSFVNLKALRELRLDGNLLTSFPWEGLRDMPHLQTLSLHNNRLSSLPAHASLFLPNITYLDLSSNRLTILPAEMLDLWFPLPGQQGGPVQRRILGLHDNPWLCDCQISMLMSLSLSLGSPVVLMDQLLICSRSLGQSGMLLTQVELSRCMRPSVQPAATRVISPLGSNIILRCDATGYPTPTLTWIKTSAYNDCCQEDIVENSEQLPKHLDSFMQESPRVGVRWSIISLNGLSYKDAGEYRCQARNMAGISEAQIKLKVAGITRIFRIPKRKSQKTPAKSSSKYRKPNQSTATTNTPAVKENQIFQNIPPPLINKTQTASNLVSKAFAIDKTYKTNIADAKKNTQTSIKSKPLENSTTALLSETLV; from the exons ATGTATCTGCTCGCCATCGTTCACATCTTGCAGTCCACTTTGTTGGCGGTCCACTCCTGTCCAGCTTTATGTGCCTGCTCGTATGGGAACAGTGGAACAGCGGAGCTCAG GTTGGTGCAGTGCAGTGACTCTGGAATCTCAGCTGTTCCCATCAATGTCCCAGCTGACACAGTCAAATTGCGTTTAGAGAAGACCTGGATCTCCAGGGTGCCCCGAGCAGCCTTCTACAACCTGTCAGAGCTGCGGTTCTTGTGGCTGACCTACAACTCCATCACATCCATCCACCCCAGCAGCTTTGTCAACCTGAAGGCCCTGCGAGAATTACGTCTGGATGGAAACCTCTTGACATCCTTTCCCTGGGAGGGGCTCAGGGATATGCCCCACCTCCAGACTCTGAGTCTCCATAACAACCGTTTGTCTAGCCTTCCTGCGCACGCTTCACTCTTCCTCCCCAACATCACCTACCTCGACCTGTCCAGCAACAG gttGACTATATTACCTGCTGAGATGCTGGACCTCTGGTTTCCTCTCCCAGGACAACAGGGAGGACCAGTTCAAAGAAGAATTTTAG GTCTTCATGACAACCCCTGGTTGTGTGACTGCCAGATCTCCATGCTGatgtccttgtccttgtcccTGGGGAGTCCCGTAGTTCTCATGGACCAACTACTGATATGCAGCAGGTCTCTGGGTCAGTCAGGGATGCTGCTGACCCAGGTTGAGCTCTCCCGCTGTATGAGGCCCTCAGTCCAGCCTGCAGCCACCAGAGTCATCTCTCCACTGGGCAGCAACATAATCCTCCGCTGTGATGCCACCGGCTACCCAACACCAACCCTGACCTGGATCAAAACTTCAGCCTACAATG ATTGTTGCCAAGAGGACATCGTGGAGAACTCTGAACAGCTACCCAAGCATTTGGACAGTT TTATGCAGGAATCTCCTCGAGTGGGGGTTCGCTGGTCGATAATCAGCCTGAACGGATTATCATACAAGGATGCTGGTGAATATCGCTGCCAGGCACGGAACATGGCAGGAATATCTGAAGCCCAGATTAAACTGAAGGTGGCTGGCATCACAAGAATATTTCGTATTCCAAAGAGGAAATCCCAAAAGACTCCAGCCAAATCATCATCAAAATACAGGAAGCCAAACCAGTCTACAGCTACTACCAACACCCCCGCAGTGAAGGAAAACCAGATATTCCAAAATATCCCACCACCTCTCATTAACAAGACCCAGACTGCTTCTAATCTTGTGTCCAAAGCGTTTGCTATagacaaaacatacaaaacgAACATAGCAGATGCAAAGAAAAATACCCAGACATCCATCAAGTCCAAGCCCCTAGAAAACTCTACAACCGCTCTGTTGTCAGAAACGCTTGTATGA